The proteins below come from a single Chlorogloeopsis sp. ULAP01 genomic window:
- a CDS encoding zinc-dependent alcohol dehydrogenase yields MKAACWHGANDVRVEIVPDPKILNPRDAILKITSATICGSDLHIYDGYIPTMQTGDIIGHEFMGEVVDIGSEVNLLKKGDRVVVSSIIGCGQCHYCQHQMWSLCDNSNPNAWMQENVYGFGTSGIFGYSHAFGGYAGAFAEYVRVPFADFGAVKVPEGISDEKLLPISDAFPTGYMGADLCDIQPGDIVAVWGCGPVGLFAMRSAYMLGAERVIGIDRFPERLQMTKDFAKAETINYEEIDAGEALKEMTGGRGPDACIDAVGLEAHGTGLEGFYDEAKQAVRLETDRPHVLRQMMLACRKGGTLSVMGVYGGFIDKIPMGAAFNKGLTFRMGQMHGQKYMPLLLGYVLEGKIDPSQVFTHRLPLEEAKQGFEIFKHKKDNCIKVLLKP; encoded by the coding sequence ATGAAAGCAGCCTGCTGGCATGGTGCCAATGATGTACGAGTAGAGATAGTTCCTGATCCAAAAATTTTGAATCCGCGTGACGCTATTCTCAAAATTACATCAGCTACTATCTGCGGTTCTGATCTGCATATTTATGATGGCTATATCCCAACAATGCAAACTGGTGACATCATCGGTCACGAATTCATGGGAGAGGTAGTCGATATTGGTAGTGAAGTCAACCTTTTAAAAAAAGGCGATCGCGTTGTTGTCTCCTCAATTATTGGCTGTGGTCAATGCCACTATTGCCAACATCAAATGTGGTCATTATGTGATAACTCCAACCCCAACGCTTGGATGCAAGAAAATGTTTATGGGTTTGGAACATCAGGTATCTTCGGTTATTCCCACGCCTTTGGTGGTTATGCAGGAGCCTTTGCAGAATACGTGCGCGTGCCGTTTGCTGATTTTGGTGCAGTGAAAGTTCCAGAAGGGATTTCTGATGAAAAACTACTGCCTATTTCCGATGCTTTCCCCACTGGTTACATGGGAGCGGATCTGTGCGATATTCAACCTGGGGATATTGTAGCAGTTTGGGGTTGCGGTCCTGTGGGATTATTCGCCATGCGTAGCGCGTATATGTTGGGTGCAGAACGAGTGATTGGTATCGACCGTTTTCCTGAACGCCTACAAATGACCAAAGACTTTGCCAAAGCGGAAACCATTAATTATGAGGAAATAGATGCAGGCGAAGCCCTCAAAGAAATGACAGGAGGACGCGGCCCTGATGCGTGTATTGATGCAGTAGGATTAGAAGCTCACGGCACAGGTTTAGAAGGATTTTACGATGAAGCCAAGCAGGCAGTTCGATTGGAAACCGATCGCCCACACGTGCTGCGGCAAATGATGCTTGCTTGTCGCAAAGGCGGCACTCTCTCGGTAATGGGAGTTTATGGTGGCTTTATAGATAAAATCCCAATGGGTGCAGCCTTCAATAAGGGTTTAACTTTCAGAATGGGGCAAATGCACGGTCAGAAGTATATGCCCTTGTTGTTGGGTTATGTCTTAGAAGGCAAAATTGATCCGTCGCAAGTTTTTACCCATCGCTTACCTCTAGAAGAAGCGAAGCAGGGCTTTGAAATTTTCAAGCATAAGAAAGATAACTGCATCAAAGTTCTGCTGAAACCGTAA
- a CDS encoding HdeD family acid-resistance protein — MRQSPNRRIGTLLARNWWTLAFRGVLAILFGVAVFIWPAISIAVLVALFGFFVLLSGILATIAALGSRGSEENKWLLLFEGIVGIIAGVLVFFWPRITALILLYFIAAWAIITGILEIIAAIQLRKEIENEWLLAIAGIASVVFGILAAIWPGAGALAILWGIGAYAIIFGITLLILALRLRNWQTPGPPVV, encoded by the coding sequence ATGAGGCAATCTCCCAACCGCAGAATTGGAACTCTGCTAGCTCGCAATTGGTGGACGTTAGCATTTCGTGGTGTGTTGGCAATTCTCTTTGGAGTGGCAGTTTTTATTTGGCCGGCAATTAGTATTGCTGTGCTGGTAGCATTATTTGGTTTCTTCGTGCTGCTAAGTGGTATCTTGGCTACGATCGCTGCATTGGGAAGCCGAGGATCAGAAGAAAATAAATGGCTATTGCTGTTTGAGGGAATAGTGGGCATTATCGCCGGTGTGCTGGTCTTCTTCTGGCCTAGAATTACAGCTCTAATACTGCTTTACTTTATTGCTGCTTGGGCTATTATCACTGGCATTCTCGAAATTATTGCTGCCATTCAACTACGCAAAGAAATTGAGAATGAGTGGTTGCTTGCGATCGCTGGAATCGCCTCAGTAGTTTTTGGCATTTTAGCAGCAATTTGGCCAGGTGCAGGTGCTTTAGCAATTCTTTGGGGTATAGGAGCTTATGCAATTATCTTTGGCATCACGCTCTTAATTCTTGCTTTGCGGTTGCGAAATTGGCAAACACCAGGCCCGCCAGTTGTGTAG
- a CDS encoding DJ-1/PfpI/YhbO family deglycase/protease yields MALNNSSKKKVAFLIENDVEDAEFQVPYNALKQAGMEVVVLGSRMNEKYHGKQSKVSIQPDGTATEAVASEFDAVIIPGGVAPDKMRRNPNMVRFVQEAMQQGKLVAAVCHAPQLLIEGDLLKGKQATGFIAIRKDMINAGANYIDEPLVIDGNLITSRQPGDLAIFATAILSRLGYGGKDAALPHENDQTAEWWKLADAWGGSTKGDITKALNTALAGERYALEALEKYTEKESDAQIKSLFQEMIPLRQRHIQRLEARLTELGEKPSLAANIADKYAKVKTTLTGSDDIYQLRSALGDLQTGIGDIGNLCVAITDPVSTRIFTEIHKDLLMYEQRLADLYRTRMGAQVKPTQPTTGAAVS; encoded by the coding sequence ATGGCACTTAACAATTCCAGTAAAAAGAAAGTTGCTTTCCTGATTGAAAATGATGTAGAGGATGCAGAATTTCAAGTACCATACAATGCGCTTAAACAGGCGGGCATGGAAGTTGTTGTCCTTGGTTCGCGCATGAACGAAAAATATCACGGAAAACAAAGTAAAGTTTCCATACAGCCTGATGGTACGGCAACCGAAGCAGTGGCTTCTGAGTTTGATGCTGTCATTATTCCCGGTGGTGTGGCTCCCGACAAAATGCGACGGAACCCCAACATGGTGCGCTTTGTTCAAGAAGCCATGCAGCAAGGAAAATTAGTGGCAGCCGTTTGTCACGCACCGCAACTTCTAATTGAAGGCGATTTACTTAAAGGTAAACAAGCTACTGGCTTTATAGCAATTCGCAAGGACATGATCAACGCCGGTGCGAATTATATAGATGAACCCCTGGTGATTGACGGAAACTTAATTACATCACGTCAACCTGGAGATTTAGCGATATTTGCCACAGCGATTTTGAGCCGTTTGGGATATGGCGGTAAAGATGCTGCATTACCTCATGAAAATGATCAAACAGCCGAATGGTGGAAACTTGCCGATGCTTGGGGTGGTTCTACCAAAGGTGATATAACCAAAGCTTTAAACACCGCCTTGGCTGGTGAGCGCTATGCATTAGAAGCACTAGAAAAATACACTGAAAAAGAATCGGATGCACAAATAAAATCTCTGTTCCAAGAGATGATTCCCCTGAGACAGCGCCATATTCAAAGATTAGAAGCACGACTTACCGAATTGGGTGAAAAACCTTCCTTAGCCGCCAATATTGCCGATAAGTATGCCAAAGTGAAAACTACTCTTACAGGTAGTGACGATATCTATCAATTACGTTCCGCCTTGGGCGATCTACAAACTGGTATAGGTGATATCGGCAATTTGTGTGTAGCAATTACTGATCCAGTGTCAACTAGGATTTTCACAGAAATTCACAAAGACCTCTTGATGTACGAGCAGCGTCTAGCGGATCTGTATCGGACAAGAATGGGCGCACAGGTGAAGCCGACTCAGCCTACGACAGGAGCAGCTGTAAGTTAG
- a CDS encoding cupin domain-containing protein, with amino-acid sequence MSDTTVTKIDSAHSPKGEHGEKYLASGKSISMRLWEDEQPGEPKEQTAREYETVGYVIKGRAELHIEGQTVLLEAGNSWVVPKGASHTYKILEPFTAVEATSPPAQVHGRDEN; translated from the coding sequence ATGTCTGATACAACTGTTACAAAGATTGACTCTGCTCATTCTCCCAAAGGTGAACATGGGGAAAAATATCTCGCATCTGGCAAATCTATTTCTATGCGTCTGTGGGAAGATGAACAACCCGGTGAACCTAAAGAGCAAACTGCGCGAGAGTATGAAACCGTTGGTTATGTGATTAAAGGTCGCGCCGAATTACATATCGAAGGTCAAACAGTTTTGCTGGAAGCTGGAAATTCCTGGGTAGTTCCGAAAGGGGCTTCTCACACCTACAAAATATTAGAACCATTCACGGCTGTAGAAGCAACTAGCCCACCAGCCCAAGTTCACGGACGAGATGAGAATTAA
- a CDS encoding zinc-dependent alcohol dehydrogenase, whose amino-acid sequence MKAVCWHGANNVRVETVPDPKILNPRDAIVKITSTAICGSDLHLYDGFIPTMEKGDILGHEFMGEVVELGSQVKNVKVGDRVVVPFTISCGNCFFCNRDLWSLCDNSNPNAWIAEKLMGHSPAGLFGYSHMLGGYAGGQAEYARVPFADVGLFKIPDGLTDDQVLFLTDIFPTGYMAAENCHIKPGDIVAVWGCGPVGQFAIKSAFLLGAERVIGIDRIPERLRLAESYSGAETINYEEVDPGEVLKEMTGGRGPDAVIDAVGMEAHGTNFDALYDRVKQAVRLETDRPTALRQVLLTCRKGGHVSIPGVYGGFLDKIPMGAAFNKGLTFKMGQTHVHKYLRPLLEHVQKGDIDPSFVITHRLPLEQAPHGYEIFKHKKDNCIKVVLKP is encoded by the coding sequence ATGAAAGCTGTTTGCTGGCATGGTGCCAATAATGTCCGAGTTGAGACTGTTCCAGATCCGAAAATATTAAATCCTCGTGATGCAATTGTCAAAATTACTTCCACGGCGATTTGTGGTTCTGATTTGCATCTTTACGATGGCTTTATCCCCACGATGGAAAAAGGCGATATCCTTGGTCATGAATTTATGGGGGAAGTCGTTGAACTGGGTAGCCAGGTAAAGAATGTGAAAGTTGGCGATCGCGTGGTCGTTCCTTTTACTATTTCTTGCGGTAATTGCTTTTTTTGCAACCGTGACTTGTGGTCACTGTGCGATAATTCCAATCCCAATGCTTGGATTGCTGAAAAGCTGATGGGACATTCGCCAGCTGGTCTATTTGGCTACTCACATATGTTGGGTGGCTATGCAGGTGGACAGGCAGAGTACGCCCGCGTACCCTTTGCCGACGTCGGCTTGTTCAAAATTCCCGATGGTTTAACAGACGACCAAGTACTGTTTCTCACCGATATTTTTCCCACTGGTTATATGGCAGCAGAAAATTGTCATATAAAACCAGGAGATATTGTTGCAGTTTGGGGTTGCGGCCCGGTCGGACAATTCGCCATCAAAAGTGCTTTTCTTTTGGGTGCAGAACGTGTAATTGGTATTGACCGCATTCCAGAACGCTTGCGTTTAGCTGAGAGTTATAGCGGTGCGGAAACTATCAATTATGAAGAAGTCGATCCAGGCGAAGTCCTCAAAGAAATGACTGGCGGGCGCGGGCCTGATGCTGTTATTGATGCGGTAGGCATGGAAGCACACGGTACCAATTTCGATGCTTTGTACGACCGGGTTAAGCAAGCAGTGCGCCTAGAAACAGACCGACCAACAGCACTCCGGCAAGTACTACTTACCTGTCGTAAGGGTGGTCACGTATCGATTCCGGGTGTTTACGGTGGTTTCCTTGACAAAATTCCAATGGGTGCAGCTTTTAACAAAGGGCTGACATTTAAAATGGGACAAACCCATGTCCATAAATACTTGCGCCCCTTACTAGAACACGTTCAAAAAGGTGATATCGATCCGTCATTCGTGATTACTCACCGCCTACCCTTAGAACAAGCGCCCCACGGCTACGAAATTTTCAAGCACAAAAAAGATAACTGTATTAAAGTAGTGCTCAAACCATGA
- a CDS encoding DUF6335 family protein, with protein sequence MVNPQFEKDLEAQLNQVDPDKQPQQKDLPSQVSDLPQEITESYGTGVKDEPGHNIGDHKQRYQTQGNAQASPEITGGDIDAAWELEADVGDEAVGGTAPTPDQDIVDELGAAVGLEMDDKAFLRTNEILEQRDDRRWELDPTSSEDYEQRRE encoded by the coding sequence ATGGTCAATCCACAATTTGAAAAAGATTTAGAAGCTCAACTCAATCAAGTTGATCCAGATAAGCAACCCCAGCAGAAAGATTTACCATCGCAAGTTTCTGATTTACCGCAGGAAATTACAGAATCTTACGGTACTGGTGTTAAGGATGAGCCGGGGCATAACATAGGCGATCACAAACAACGATATCAGACGCAGGGAAACGCACAAGCCAGTCCAGAGATAACAGGAGGAGATATAGATGCGGCTTGGGAACTTGAGGCAGACGTAGGTGATGAAGCAGTTGGTGGTACTGCTCCCACTCCCGATCAAGATATTGTTGATGAACTTGGTGCCGCCGTAGGACTAGAGATGGATGACAAAGCATTCCTGCGAACAAACGAAATTTTAGAGCAGCGCGACGACAGGCGTTGGGAATTAGATCCCACATCTAGCGAAGATTATGAGCAGCGAAGAGAGTGA
- a CDS encoding SRPBCC family protein, translating to MTSTSGNQLSGGNGEASEAERWASLIGGGALVLMGLRERSLKGALMALAGGGLIYQGATKQSTAKQVQEAIGMSQAIRVEKTVTINKGADELYRFWHNFENLPRFMKHLKFVKVYNDKRSHWIANAPLGQSVEWDADILEDRENEFISWASVEGADVDNSGFVRFTKAPGDRGTEVKVVMEYNPPGGALGAAIAKLFGEEPEQQIGDELRRFKMLMEAGEIATTEGQPKGNG from the coding sequence GTGACATCAACATCAGGAAATCAGTTAAGCGGTGGTAATGGTGAAGCTAGTGAAGCGGAACGCTGGGCTTCTTTAATTGGTGGTGGTGCCTTGGTGCTAATGGGTTTGAGAGAACGATCGCTCAAGGGCGCATTGATGGCACTAGCGGGTGGAGGTCTAATTTATCAGGGTGCGACTAAACAAAGCACAGCAAAACAAGTGCAGGAAGCAATAGGCATGAGTCAAGCGATCAGAGTTGAAAAGACAGTAACGATAAATAAAGGGGCAGACGAACTTTACCGTTTTTGGCATAACTTCGAGAATCTACCCAGATTCATGAAACATCTTAAGTTCGTGAAGGTGTATAACGATAAGCGTTCTCACTGGATAGCCAATGCACCCTTGGGTCAAAGTGTAGAGTGGGATGCAGATATTCTAGAAGACCGGGAAAACGAGTTTATTTCTTGGGCATCGGTAGAAGGGGCAGATGTTGACAACTCTGGTTTTGTCCGTTTCACAAAAGCACCAGGCGATCGCGGCACTGAAGTCAAAGTTGTGATGGAATATAATCCGCCTGGAGGAGCGCTAGGAGCTGCCATAGCTAAACTTTTTGGTGAAGAACCAGAACAACAGATTGGTGATGAGTTACGCCGTTTCAAAATGCTAATGGAGGCAGGTGAAATCGCTACAACCGAAGGACAGCCAAAAGGGAATGGCTAA
- a CDS encoding alpha/beta hydrolase: MITQDKSASSTQFYTWHSYRCAYEVFKPINSTSQGIPLLLIHPIGVGLSRQFWQHFCREWYQQGNSNQIYNPDLLGCGESDKPHIACTPGDWAEQLRHFIQTVVQKPVVVIVQGALFAVAIELVKKEPNLIAGLVLATPPAWPLIKKEAPQWQKKGIWNLLDSPLGNLFYRYARTEKFLRNFSIKQLFKSANSVDAEWLNTLRTGAEDIASRYAVFSFLAGFWLKDYSSAVVSIKQPTLVVVGENVSSISQEGKELTADEWLADYLTALPQGSVKKVPGRNVLPYESTTEFVSAISPFINEMSSD; encoded by the coding sequence ATGATTACTCAAGATAAATCAGCATCTTCTACCCAGTTTTATACTTGGCATAGTTATCGTTGTGCATATGAAGTTTTTAAACCGATAAATTCAACTTCTCAGGGTATTCCTTTACTATTAATTCATCCTATTGGTGTTGGTTTATCAAGACAATTTTGGCAGCACTTTTGTCGGGAATGGTATCAACAAGGAAATAGCAATCAAATTTATAATCCTGATTTACTCGGTTGTGGCGAGAGCGATAAACCCCACATAGCTTGTACTCCAGGTGATTGGGCTGAACAGTTACGACATTTTATACAAACAGTAGTACAAAAACCTGTTGTTGTCATAGTACAAGGTGCTTTATTTGCAGTTGCAATCGAATTAGTTAAAAAAGAACCAAATTTAATTGCTGGATTAGTACTTGCTACTCCTCCTGCTTGGCCTTTAATTAAGAAAGAAGCACCACAGTGGCAAAAGAAAGGTATTTGGAACCTTTTAGATTCTCCTTTAGGTAATCTTTTTTATCGCTATGCCCGTACAGAAAAATTTTTGCGTAATTTTTCAATTAAACAGTTATTTAAATCTGCCAATAGTGTTGATGCAGAATGGTTAAATACTTTACGCACAGGTGCAGAAGATATTGCTAGTCGCTATGCAGTTTTTTCTTTTTTGGCTGGCTTTTGGTTAAAGGATTACAGTAGTGCAGTTGTCTCCATCAAGCAACCAACACTGGTAGTTGTGGGTGAAAACGTATCAAGTATTTCCCAAGAAGGAAAAGAGCTTACAGCAGATGAATGGTTGGCTGACTACCTCACAGCTTTACCTCAAGGAAGTGTGAAAAAAGTTCCTGGTAGAAATGTTTTACCTTATGAGTCTACCACTGAGTTTGTGAGTGCGATATCGCCATTTATAAATGAGATGAGTTCCGATTAA
- a CDS encoding orange carotenoid protein N-terminal domain-containing protein yields MTFTQSNDPNIREHVQAFQSLPVDEQLALFWFIYKEMGDSITPAAPGASTVSPEVAEGLFNQVKELSHEEQLQLQRDLINKVDNQLVREYGSFSDTTKLLFWYRLAQGMENATIIPMPANYELSSQAQELFEKIKQLDFGEQITLFRDYVSPMGAQPKAGAEI; encoded by the coding sequence ATGACATTCACTCAATCTAACGATCCAAATATTCGCGAACACGTACAAGCTTTTCAAAGTTTACCTGTAGATGAACAGCTTGCGTTGTTCTGGTTTATCTACAAAGAAATGGGTGACTCTATTACTCCTGCCGCTCCTGGTGCTAGCACAGTTTCTCCAGAAGTTGCTGAAGGTTTGTTCAATCAAGTTAAAGAACTATCTCATGAAGAACAATTACAACTTCAGCGAGACTTGATTAATAAAGTAGATAATCAATTAGTTCGTGAGTATGGCTCTTTTAGCGACACCACCAAACTACTATTTTGGTATCGCCTTGCTCAAGGAATGGAAAACGCCACAATCATCCCAATGCCCGCTAATTACGAACTTTCCTCACAGGCTCAAGAGCTTTTCGAGAAGATTAAACAATTAGATTTTGGTGAACAGATTACTCTTTTCCGTGATTATGTGTCGCCAATGGGTGCTCAACCAAAAGCAGGTGCTGAAATTTAA
- a CDS encoding SDR family oxidoreductase: MDRRLEGKVAIITGAGTGIGEAIAHKFAKEGASVVVNGLPDDPIEDVVQKIKHYGGKAIAYAGDVSQEFHAQNCVQTALNAYSKLDILINNAGVFLATAETQDYPVEVFDETIRMNLRSAFLMTKYALPHLQKTRGNIVSAGSEAGFNGLAYNTPYGGTKGWMHSFMKGVAVEQAKHGVRANCVCPGAIDTAWTHKEEGPMNAEMENTLIQATPMGRRGTSEEMANVYAFIASDEASYVTGALWLADGGVTVAKGAVGKETPFWLRFEPKGELRLDHSREGLENKETQSRM, translated from the coding sequence ATGGATAGACGATTAGAAGGCAAAGTGGCTATTATCACAGGTGCTGGTACTGGTATTGGAGAAGCTATTGCCCATAAATTTGCCAAAGAAGGTGCTTCTGTTGTTGTCAATGGACTACCAGACGATCCAATTGAAGATGTGGTGCAAAAAATAAAACATTATGGCGGTAAAGCGATCGCCTATGCGGGTGATGTTTCCCAAGAATTTCATGCTCAAAACTGCGTGCAAACAGCACTCAACGCCTACAGTAAGTTGGATATTCTCATTAACAACGCTGGAGTATTTCTTGCCACAGCCGAAACTCAGGACTACCCTGTTGAGGTATTTGATGAAACCATCCGCATGAATCTCCGTTCAGCATTCTTAATGACAAAATACGCACTGCCACACCTACAAAAAACACGGGGTAACATCGTCTCGGCTGGTTCGGAAGCAGGCTTTAATGGTTTAGCATACAATACACCATACGGCGGCACTAAAGGCTGGATGCATTCGTTTATGAAGGGTGTTGCTGTTGAACAAGCCAAACATGGTGTTCGAGCTAACTGTGTATGTCCTGGTGCAATTGATACTGCTTGGACACACAAAGAAGAAGGGCCAATGAATGCCGAGATGGAAAATACTCTCATTCAAGCCACACCGATGGGAAGACGCGGTACAAGTGAAGAAATGGCAAACGTCTACGCTTTTATCGCTTCTGATGAAGCAAGCTACGTAACGGGTGCATTGTGGCTGGCAGATGGTGGTGTCACTGTTGCAAAAGGAGCAGTTGGCAAAGAAACTCCATTCTGGTTGCGCTTTGAACCAAAGGGTGAATTACGTCTCGATCACTCTCGCGAAGGATTAGAGAATAAGGAAACGCAATCACGGATGTAG
- a CDS encoding DUF2267 domain-containing protein, whose protein sequence is MKYEEFLKHVESVAQLNSREEAERATRATLETIKERIVGNEANHLAAQLPEELAGYLRGREGESGQSFTLEDFISKVGEKENVDPTAAVIHIRSVFTVLQDAVTPGEFADFQHNFSEDYAELFPPSSELTT, encoded by the coding sequence GTGAAATATGAAGAATTCCTTAAACACGTTGAAAGTGTTGCTCAATTAAATTCTCGTGAAGAAGCAGAACGTGCTACCCGTGCAACACTCGAAACAATTAAAGAACGGATAGTTGGCAATGAAGCCAATCACTTAGCCGCCCAGTTACCAGAAGAATTAGCAGGATATTTACGTGGTCGAGAAGGTGAGAGTGGTCAATCATTTACTTTGGAAGATTTTATATCTAAGGTAGGTGAAAAAGAAAACGTTGACCCAACAGCAGCAGTAATACATATCCGCTCTGTATTTACAGTTTTACAAGATGCAGTTACACCAGGTGAATTTGCTGATTTTCAACATAATTTTTCAGAGGATTATGCAGAACTATTTCCTCCCAGTAGCGAACTAACTACATAA
- a CDS encoding manganese catalase family protein gives MFYHTKKLQYFKPPEKPDAVYAMKIQELIGGTFGEMTVMMQYLFQGWNCRGPVKYRDMLLDIGTEEIGHIEMLATMIAHLLDKAPVKLQEEGAKDAVVGAVMGGSNPRDVIMAAAMNPQHAIVSGLGAMPADSVGFPWNGRFIVASGNLMADFRSNLHAESQGRLQAVRLYEMSDDPGVKDTLSFMIARDTMHQNQWLAAIEDLKAEGLEDTPVPSSFPLELEKREFAYQFWNHSEGTESAEGSWAKGASMDGKGEFQYVKNPQPLGPEPTPPQPEPKLHGTPQAREVEAKGQQNASDRVIIGG, from the coding sequence ATGTTTTACCACACAAAGAAGCTACAGTACTTCAAACCGCCAGAAAAACCAGATGCAGTCTACGCGATGAAGATTCAAGAACTCATCGGTGGCACCTTTGGGGAAATGACGGTAATGATGCAGTACTTGTTTCAAGGCTGGAATTGCCGAGGCCCTGTAAAATATCGGGATATGCTTCTTGATATTGGTACTGAAGAAATCGGTCATATTGAGATGCTGGCCACAATGATTGCTCACCTACTGGATAAAGCACCGGTAAAATTGCAAGAAGAAGGTGCAAAAGATGCAGTTGTGGGTGCAGTTATGGGTGGTAGCAATCCACGGGATGTAATCATGGCAGCAGCGATGAATCCTCAGCACGCCATTGTTTCCGGTTTGGGTGCCATGCCAGCTGATAGTGTTGGTTTTCCTTGGAATGGTCGTTTTATCGTTGCCAGTGGTAACCTAATGGCAGATTTTCGGTCAAATCTCCACGCAGAGTCCCAAGGACGTTTGCAGGCAGTACGTCTGTATGAAATGTCCGACGATCCTGGGGTGAAAGACACCTTGAGTTTCATGATCGCTCGCGATACCATGCATCAAAACCAATGGTTAGCAGCTATTGAAGATTTGAAAGCAGAGGGGCTAGAAGATACTCCTGTTCCCAGTTCCTTCCCATTGGAATTGGAAAAGCGCGAGTTTGCTTACCAGTTCTGGAATCATTCCGAAGGAACTGAAAGTGCTGAAGGTAGCTGGGCAAAAGGTGCTTCAATGGACGGTAAAGGAGAATTTCAGTACGTTAAAAATCCTCAACCGTTAGGCCCAGAACCAACACCACCCCAACCCGAACCAAAACTGCACGGTACACCCCAAGCTAGAGAAGTAGAGGCTAAGGGGCAACAGAATGCGAGCGATCGCGTGATTATCGGTGGTTAG
- a CDS encoding isochorismatase, whose translation MSAQTITQLPIPTHFDARRVGEVWRVPYQQRAAQAKDWAKRHQLQPAAEDKTRIFLMAIDVQNTFCIPDFELFVGGRSGIGAVDDNVRLCEFIYRNLNVITEIAPTMDTHTAMQIFHPIFWVNDVGEHPAPMTMISLADVQQGKWQVNPAVAYSIAEGDYMELQSYALHYAQSLSKDGKYPLTIWPYHSMLGGIGHALVSAVEEACFFHAIARHSQTNFEIKGGNPLTENYSVLRPEVLEDINARPIADKNTRFIQKLLEFDAIIIAGQAKSHCVAWTIDDLLTEIQAQDPKLAQKVYLLEDCTSPVVVPGVVDFTDQACAAFQRFADVGMHLVNSTEMITSWTGIKI comes from the coding sequence ATGAGCGCTCAAACTATTACCCAACTTCCCATTCCCACCCATTTCGATGCTCGCCGTGTTGGTGAAGTATGGCGCGTTCCTTACCAACAAAGAGCAGCACAAGCAAAAGATTGGGCAAAGCGGCACCAACTCCAACCTGCTGCTGAGGATAAAACTCGCATCTTCCTAATGGCGATCGATGTCCAAAATACCTTTTGTATTCCCGATTTTGAGCTATTTGTCGGCGGACGCTCTGGTATTGGTGCGGTGGATGACAACGTGCGGTTATGTGAGTTCATTTATCGCAATTTAAACGTAATAACGGAAATTGCCCCGACAATGGATACTCACACGGCTATGCAAATCTTTCACCCGATATTTTGGGTGAACGATGTTGGAGAGCATCCCGCACCCATGACGATGATTTCCTTAGCTGATGTGCAGCAGGGTAAATGGCAGGTGAATCCAGCAGTAGCCTACAGTATTGCTGAAGGTGACTACATGGAATTACAATCTTATGCTCTGCATTACGCCCAAAGCTTGAGTAAAGATGGCAAGTACCCACTCACTATTTGGCCTTATCATTCCATGCTGGGCGGCATCGGCCATGCTTTGGTGTCAGCAGTTGAAGAAGCCTGTTTCTTTCATGCGATCGCTCGCCATAGCCAAACCAATTTTGAGATTAAAGGCGGTAATCCACTCACAGAAAATTACTCTGTACTTCGACCAGAGGTGTTAGAGGATATCAACGCTCGCCCTATTGCCGATAAAAATACCCGCTTTATTCAAAAATTACTGGAATTTGACGCGATAATTATCGCTGGCCAGGCAAAGAGCCATTGTGTAGCTTGGACAATAGATGATTTGCTGACAGAAATTCAAGCACAAGATCCTAAACTAGCCCAAAAAGTTTATCTCTTGGAGGATTGCACTTCTCCGGTAGTTGTTCCAGGTGTAGTAGATTTTACTGATCAAGCGTGCGCCGCTTTTCAACGCTTTGCCGACGTAGGAATGCATTTAGTGAACTCTACGGAGATGATCACATCTTGGACAGGTATCAAAATTTAG